In Oryza brachyantha chromosome 1, ObraRS2, whole genome shotgun sequence, the following are encoded in one genomic region:
- the LOC102720378 gene encoding scarecrow-like protein 1, whose amino-acid sequence MSFVRRADPSTTYADNLYIHKFGPPNSNFAARRYASDTQLFRYGPEPYNSDNSFYNQQASPIPYMVTADGHSPASADIQSNSCSDVAKDSPLVSNVSQQNSQSISDNQSSELEVEFDEDEIRMKLQELEHALLDDSDDILYEISQAGSINDEWADPMKNAVLPNSPKESESSISCAGSNNGEPRTPKQLLFDCATALSEYNVDEAQAIITDLRQMVSIQGDPSQRIAAYMVEGLAARIVASGTGIYKALTCKEAPTLYQLSAMQILFEICPCFRFGFMAANYAILEACKGEDRLHIIDFDINQGSQYITLIQFLKNNANKPRHLRITGVDDPETVQRTVGGLKVIGQRLEKLAEDCGVSFEFRAVGANIGDVTPAMLDCRSGEALVVNFAFQLHHLPDESVSIMNERDQLLRMVKGLQPKLVTLVEQDANTNTAPFQIRFRETYDYYAALFDSLDATLPRESPDRMNVERQCLAREIVNILACEGPDRVERYEVAGKWRARMTMAGFTPCPFSSSVIGGIRSLLKSYCDRYKFEEDNGGLHFGWGEKTLIVSSAWR is encoded by the exons ATGTCTTTTGTTAGGCGAGCGGACCCGTCAACAACCTATGCAGATAATCTTTACATACATAAATTCGGCCctccaaattcaaattttgctgCACGAAGATATGCGTCTGACACGCAGTTGTTCCGTTATGGGCCTGAACCATACAATTCTGATAATTCCTTTTACAATCAGCAAGCCTCACCAATACCGTACATGGTAACAGCTGATGGCCATTCTCCAGCTTCTGCAGACATTCAGTCCAATTCCTGCTCTGATGTGGCAAAAGACTCACCTTTGGTGTCCAATGTATCTCAGCAGAATTCCCAGTCTATATCAGATAATCAGAGTTCTGAACTTGAAGTAGAGTTTGATGAAGATGAGATCAGGATGAAGCTTCAGGAGCTTGAGCATGCTTTACTTGATGATAGTGATGACATCTTGTATGAAATTTCCCAGGCAGGTAGCATTAACGATGAATGGGCTGATCCAATGAAGAACGCTGTACTCCCCAACTCACCAAAAGAATCAGAATCAAGCATCAGTTGTGCTGGTAGCAACAATGGAGAACCACGGACCCCAAAGCAGTTGCTCTTTGACTGTGCGACAGCATTATCGGAATATAACGTAGATGAAGCACAGGCAATCATAACGGACCTCCGGCAGATGGTTTCAATCCAAGGGGACCCCTCTCAGAGGATTGCAGCCTATATGGTGGAAGGTCTTGCTGCAAGAATAGTGGCATCAGGGACTGGCATCTACAAGGCCTTGACATGCAAGGAGGCCCCTACTCTTTATCAGCTTTCTGCAATGCAAATCCTCTTTGAAATCTGCCCATGCTTCCGGTTCGGTTTCATGGCTGCTAATTATGCTATTCTCGAAGCCTGCAAAGGTGAAGACAGACTGCACATTATAGACTTTGACATCAATCAGGGCAGTCAGTACATTACACTGATACAGTTTCTGAAAAATAATGCAAATAAGCCACGTCATTTGAGAATAACTGGTGTGGATGATCCTGAAACGGTGCAGAGGACCGTTGGTGGTTTGAAGGTCATTGGTCAACGTCTAGAGAAACTTGCAGAGGACTGTGGGGTATCTTTTGAGTTCAGGGCAGTGGGTGCCAACATTGGGGATGTTACACCTGCAATGCTAGATTGTCGTTCTGGGGAAGCGCTAGTCGTCAATTTTGCATTCCAACTGCACCACCTTCCTGACGAGAGTGTTTCGATTATGAATGAAAGGGACCAGCTCCTTCGAATGGTGAAGGGTCTCCAACCAAAGCTCGTGACATTGGTTGAGCAGGATGCTAATACCAATACTGCTCCGTTTCAGATAAG GTTCCGTGAGACCTATGATTATTACGCCGCACTTTTTGATTCACTGGACGCGACACTTCCAAGGGAAAGTCCAGATAGAATGAATGTGGAGCGGCAATGTCTTGCTCGTGAAATTGTCAACATCTTGGCCTGTGAAGGTCCTGATCGTGTGGAGAG ATATGAAGTTGCTGGAAAGTGGAGGGCAAGAATGACAATGGCTGGCTTCACACCATGCCCGTTTAGTAGCAGTGTCATTGGCGGGATAAGATCGCTCCTGAAGTCATACTGTGATAGATACAAGTTTGAGGAGGACAATGGCGGGCTTCACTTTGGCTGGGGAGAGAAAACCCTAATCGTCTCCTCCGCATGGCGATAG
- the LOC102719817 gene encoding bidirectional sugar transporter SWEET1a, whose protein sequence is MEHIARFFFGVSGNVIALFLFLSPVVTFWRIIRKRSTEDFSGVPYNMTLLNCLLSAWYGLPFVSPNNILVTTINGTGSVIEAIYVVIFLIFAERKTRLKMMGLLGIVTSIFTMVVLVSLLALHGQGRKLFCGLAATIFSICMYASPLSIMRLVVKTKSVEFMPFLLSLSVFLCGTSWFIYGLLGRDPFIAIPNGCGSFLGLMQLILYAIYRNHKGAPAAGKAGAAAGADDEVEDAKKAAAAVEMADAKTNKVADTVADAAADDDGKPAEEDKVASQV, encoded by the exons ATGGAGCACATCGCGAGGTTCTTCTTTGGAGTCTCCG GCAACGTCATcgccctcttcctcttcctgtcGCCTGT CGTCACCTTCTGGAGGATCATCAGGAAGAGATCAACGGAGGACTTCTCCGGCGTGCCTTACAACATGACACTTCTCAACTGCCTTCTATCTGCCTG GTACGGGTTGCCGTTCGTGTCACCGAACAACATCCTGGTGACGACGATCAACGGGACGGGGTCGGTGATCGAGGCCATCTACGTGGTGATCTTCCTCATCTTCGCGGAGAGGAAGACCAGGCTGAAGATGATGGGGCTCCTGGGCATCGTCACCTCCATCTTCACCATGGTGGTGCTCGTGTCGCTGCTGGCGCTGCACGGCCAGGGCCGCAAGCTCTTCtgcggcctcgccgccaccatctTCTCCATCTGCATGTACGCCTCGCCGCTCTCCATCATG AGGCTGGTGGTGAAGACCAAGAGCGTGGAGTTCATGCCGTTCCTGCTCTCCCTGTCCGTGTTCCTGTGCGGCACCTCCTGGTTCATCTACGGCCTGCTCGGACGCGACCCGTTCATCGCG ATCCCCAACGGATGCGGGAGCTTCCTGGGCCTGATGCAGCTGATCCTCTACGCCATCTACCGGAACCACAagggcgcgccggcggccggcaaggcaggagccgccgccggcgccgatgaCGAGGTGGAGGACGCGAAgaaggcggccgccgcggtggaGATGGCCGACGCCAAGACCAACAAGGTCGCCGacaccgtcgccgacgccgccgccgacgacgacggcaagccggcggaggaggacaagGTCGCCAGCCAGGTGTGA
- the LOC102720096 gene encoding 5' exonuclease Apollo-like isoform X2, with translation MPIEMPRGLPFAVDTWGPSSSRRRRHRFLTHAHRDHLVGAAAPGEGPRAVYATRLTMALALRHFPQLEREEFVEMEVGKTVVVDDPAGGFSVTAYDANHCPGAVMFLFEGQFGSILHTGDCRFTSDCVQNLPLKYIAKKGKENVCRLDFVFLDCTFSKCFLKLPSKESAIQQVIACIWKHPDAPFVYLACDLLGHEDILVEVSRTFGSKIYVDKRRSLDCFRALSLVAPEIITDDPSCRFQVVGFQHLYDKACTEIEKARTSLQPEPLFIRPSTQWYAHCAQSQKPSLTEAVMDECGVWHVCFSIHSSRDELEQALQLLHPQWVISTTPPCFAMELSYVKKNCFKTRLTADDPLWKIFGYPLQKSASSSLRDSDKHTNEDQSIFVEDDHDHSTSHCGEECTNFDVSTLELKFVPSLPVQEPDITLFGRARFGLEEIDIMKEELCNQWVTVEEARAHSPSYLISDSSGDGEKCPDSGIDFAMEQVSKSQQDYSESEDEDPSCQPVASPRHLERRSIQYLPIGECSLSPVVEEPEKSDAVVESESINHAESSNICMVRSGETTDCQRDILCVVGSSKCLNASLKRLYRSKNVPVPRPLPSLVGLLKSAKRVKVQRSTD, from the exons ATGCCGATAGAGATGCCGCGGGGGCTCCCCTTCGCCGTCGACACGTGgggcccctcctcctcccgccgccgccgccaccgcttcCTCACCCACGCGCACCGGGACCatctcgtcggcgccgccgcccccggagAAGGCCCCCGCGCCGTCTACGCGACGCGGCTCACCATGGCCCTCGCCCTCCGCCACTTTCCCCAG CTTGAGAGGGAGGAGTTCGTGGAGATGGAGGTGGGGaagacggtggtggtggacgaCCCCGCCGGCGGGTTCTCCGTGACGGCGTACGATGCCAATCACTGCCCTG GGGCGGTTATGTTCTTGTTTGAGGGTCAGTTCGGTAGCATTCTGCACACGGGGGATTGTCGGTTTACATCAGATTGTGTACAGAATTTGCCACTAAAGTACATAgcgaagaaaggaaaagaaaacgtTTGTCGTTTAGATTTCGTGTTCCTGGACTGCACATTTTCCAAATGCTTCCTCAAGCTACCAAGCAAGGAATCAGCTATTCAGCAG GTTATAGCTTGCATATGGAAGCATCCCGATGCTCCTTTCGTATATCTTGCTTGTGATCTTCTTGGTCACGAGGATATCCTTGTTGAGGTGTCGAGGACATTTGGATCAAAGATTTATGTTGACAAGAGAAGGAGCTTGGATTGTTTTCGAGCACTGTCTCTCGTGGCCCCTGAAATCATTACTGATGATCCATCTTGTCGATTCCAG GTTGTTGGATTCCAGCACTTATATGACAAAGCATGTACAGAGATTGAAAAGGCAAGGACCAGTCTTCAGCCTGAACCTCTATTTATCCGTCCCTCAACACAGTGGTATGCACACTGTGCTCAAAGCCAGAAACCCAGCCTAACAGAAGCTGTGATGGACGAGTGTGGGGTTTGGCATGTTTGTTTCTCTATTCATTCCTCGCGTGATGAGTTAGAACAGGCCTTGCAACTTCTCCATCCTCAGTGGGTAATTTCAACAACGCCGCCATGCTTTGCCATGGAGTTGAGCTATGTAAAGAAAAATTGTTTCAAGACCCGCTTAACTGCTGATGACCCACTATGGAAGATATTCGGATATCCTCTCCAAAAGTCAGCATCCTCTTCATTGCGTGATTCCGACAAACACACAAATGAAGATCAATCAATTTTTGTTGAAGATGATCATGATCATTCAACCTCTCATTGTGGCGAAGAATGTACAAACTTTGATGTCAGCACACTTGAACTGAAATTTGTGCCATCCCTTCCAGTTCAGGAACCGGATATTACATTATTTGGAAGAGCAAGATTTGGTTTAGAAGAAATTGACATAATGAAAGAAGAATTGTGCAATCAGTGGGTTACCGTTGAAGAAGCCAGGGCACATTCACCATCATATTTGATTTCTGATAGTAGCGGTGATGGTGAAAAATGTCCAGATTCAGGGATTGATTTTGCCATGGAGCAAGTGTCAAAGTCTCAACAGGATTATTCAGAATCTGAAGATGAGGACCCTTCTTGTCAGCCTGTTGCATCCCCAAGACATTTAGAAAGACGTTCAATCCAGTATTTACCTATTGGTGAGTGCAGTTTGTCGCCGGTGGTTGAGGAGCCTGAAAAGTCTGATGCTGTTGTAGAGTCAGAATCAATAAATCATGCTGAAAGTTCAAACATTTGCATGGTCAGAAGTGGAGAAACAACAGATTGTCAAAGGGACATCTTATGCGTTGTTGGATCATCGAAATGCTTGAACGCTAGTTTGAAGAGGCTTTACAGATCAAAAAATGTCCCTGTCCCACGACCCCTCCCGTCCCTTGTTGGACTTTTGAAATCCGCTAAACGGGTCAAAGTGCAACGTAGCACTGATTGA
- the LOC102720096 gene encoding 5' exonuclease Apollo-like isoform X1 yields MPIEMPRGLPFAVDTWGPSSSRRRRHRFLTHAHRDHLVGAAAPGEGPRAVYATRLTMALALRHFPQQLEREEFVEMEVGKTVVVDDPAGGFSVTAYDANHCPGAVMFLFEGQFGSILHTGDCRFTSDCVQNLPLKYIAKKGKENVCRLDFVFLDCTFSKCFLKLPSKESAIQQVIACIWKHPDAPFVYLACDLLGHEDILVEVSRTFGSKIYVDKRRSLDCFRALSLVAPEIITDDPSCRFQVVGFQHLYDKACTEIEKARTSLQPEPLFIRPSTQWYAHCAQSQKPSLTEAVMDECGVWHVCFSIHSSRDELEQALQLLHPQWVISTTPPCFAMELSYVKKNCFKTRLTADDPLWKIFGYPLQKSASSSLRDSDKHTNEDQSIFVEDDHDHSTSHCGEECTNFDVSTLELKFVPSLPVQEPDITLFGRARFGLEEIDIMKEELCNQWVTVEEARAHSPSYLISDSSGDGEKCPDSGIDFAMEQVSKSQQDYSESEDEDPSCQPVASPRHLERRSIQYLPIGECSLSPVVEEPEKSDAVVESESINHAESSNICMVRSGETTDCQRDILCVVGSSKCLNASLKRLYRSKNVPVPRPLPSLVGLLKSAKRVKVQRSTD; encoded by the exons ATGCCGATAGAGATGCCGCGGGGGCTCCCCTTCGCCGTCGACACGTGgggcccctcctcctcccgccgccgccgccaccgcttcCTCACCCACGCGCACCGGGACCatctcgtcggcgccgccgcccccggagAAGGCCCCCGCGCCGTCTACGCGACGCGGCTCACCATGGCCCTCGCCCTCCGCCACTTTCCCCAG CAGCTTGAGAGGGAGGAGTTCGTGGAGATGGAGGTGGGGaagacggtggtggtggacgaCCCCGCCGGCGGGTTCTCCGTGACGGCGTACGATGCCAATCACTGCCCTG GGGCGGTTATGTTCTTGTTTGAGGGTCAGTTCGGTAGCATTCTGCACACGGGGGATTGTCGGTTTACATCAGATTGTGTACAGAATTTGCCACTAAAGTACATAgcgaagaaaggaaaagaaaacgtTTGTCGTTTAGATTTCGTGTTCCTGGACTGCACATTTTCCAAATGCTTCCTCAAGCTACCAAGCAAGGAATCAGCTATTCAGCAG GTTATAGCTTGCATATGGAAGCATCCCGATGCTCCTTTCGTATATCTTGCTTGTGATCTTCTTGGTCACGAGGATATCCTTGTTGAGGTGTCGAGGACATTTGGATCAAAGATTTATGTTGACAAGAGAAGGAGCTTGGATTGTTTTCGAGCACTGTCTCTCGTGGCCCCTGAAATCATTACTGATGATCCATCTTGTCGATTCCAG GTTGTTGGATTCCAGCACTTATATGACAAAGCATGTACAGAGATTGAAAAGGCAAGGACCAGTCTTCAGCCTGAACCTCTATTTATCCGTCCCTCAACACAGTGGTATGCACACTGTGCTCAAAGCCAGAAACCCAGCCTAACAGAAGCTGTGATGGACGAGTGTGGGGTTTGGCATGTTTGTTTCTCTATTCATTCCTCGCGTGATGAGTTAGAACAGGCCTTGCAACTTCTCCATCCTCAGTGGGTAATTTCAACAACGCCGCCATGCTTTGCCATGGAGTTGAGCTATGTAAAGAAAAATTGTTTCAAGACCCGCTTAACTGCTGATGACCCACTATGGAAGATATTCGGATATCCTCTCCAAAAGTCAGCATCCTCTTCATTGCGTGATTCCGACAAACACACAAATGAAGATCAATCAATTTTTGTTGAAGATGATCATGATCATTCAACCTCTCATTGTGGCGAAGAATGTACAAACTTTGATGTCAGCACACTTGAACTGAAATTTGTGCCATCCCTTCCAGTTCAGGAACCGGATATTACATTATTTGGAAGAGCAAGATTTGGTTTAGAAGAAATTGACATAATGAAAGAAGAATTGTGCAATCAGTGGGTTACCGTTGAAGAAGCCAGGGCACATTCACCATCATATTTGATTTCTGATAGTAGCGGTGATGGTGAAAAATGTCCAGATTCAGGGATTGATTTTGCCATGGAGCAAGTGTCAAAGTCTCAACAGGATTATTCAGAATCTGAAGATGAGGACCCTTCTTGTCAGCCTGTTGCATCCCCAAGACATTTAGAAAGACGTTCAATCCAGTATTTACCTATTGGTGAGTGCAGTTTGTCGCCGGTGGTTGAGGAGCCTGAAAAGTCTGATGCTGTTGTAGAGTCAGAATCAATAAATCATGCTGAAAGTTCAAACATTTGCATGGTCAGAAGTGGAGAAACAACAGATTGTCAAAGGGACATCTTATGCGTTGTTGGATCATCGAAATGCTTGAACGCTAGTTTGAAGAGGCTTTACAGATCAAAAAATGTCCCTGTCCCACGACCCCTCCCGTCCCTTGTTGGACTTTTGAAATCCGCTAAACGGGTCAAAGTGCAACGTAGCACTGATTGA